In Microvenator marinus, one genomic interval encodes:
- the corA gene encoding magnesium/cobalt transporter CorA, producing MNWSRWRNKRLHGARIYSYKKYVKLAKGALGLVERRPRRNPAGAAPGTIQIYPDARQPKLNFVGITPDECFEAELTTLDELPALMEQWPIHWLDVDGVGSEEVIRKLGEIFGVHPLVLEDIAHTHQRAKLEEFDNYLYYVARMVSPDGDGFQMEQVSLLIFENSLITFQEKPGDCLEVVRERLRLGRGRIRKQKADYLAYTIIDAMVDAYFPLLEKLGDSLEELELEVLDRPSKDAMERVHAIRRELFTLRRALWPQREAISALMRPDTIISKDTQVYLRDCYDHTIQLVDLTENYRELSAATMDLYLSGLSQKLNEVMKVLAIISTIFLPLSFIAGVYGMNFSGSPYNMPELTWTFGYLGALGLMAIVALGFIVAFKKLGWL from the coding sequence ATGAACTGGTCAAGATGGCGCAATAAGCGTCTACACGGAGCCCGCATTTACTCTTATAAAAAATACGTCAAGCTTGCGAAAGGCGCTCTAGGCCTCGTAGAGCGCCGGCCAAGGAGAAACCCGGCTGGCGCCGCCCCCGGCACCATCCAGATCTATCCGGATGCGAGACAGCCAAAACTCAACTTTGTGGGAATCACGCCTGACGAGTGTTTTGAGGCAGAACTCACCACGCTCGACGAGCTTCCGGCCCTCATGGAGCAATGGCCCATCCACTGGCTGGATGTGGACGGCGTGGGAAGCGAAGAAGTCATCCGCAAACTCGGGGAGATATTCGGCGTTCACCCACTCGTCCTCGAAGATATCGCGCACACGCATCAGCGGGCCAAACTCGAAGAGTTCGATAATTATCTCTACTATGTGGCCCGCATGGTCAGCCCAGATGGAGACGGTTTCCAAATGGAACAAGTCTCGCTTCTGATCTTCGAGAACTCGCTCATCACCTTTCAGGAAAAACCAGGAGACTGCCTCGAAGTGGTACGTGAGAGGCTTCGACTGGGCCGAGGACGAATTCGCAAACAAAAGGCAGACTATCTAGCCTACACCATCATCGACGCTATGGTGGACGCGTACTTCCCGCTCTTAGAGAAACTAGGGGACTCCCTCGAAGAACTCGAGCTCGAGGTGCTCGATCGCCCCTCCAAAGACGCCATGGAACGCGTGCACGCCATACGCCGCGAGCTCTTCACGTTGCGCCGCGCCCTATGGCCACAGCGTGAGGCGATCTCAGCGCTTATGCGCCCCGACACGATCATCTCCAAAGACACTCAAGTCTATCTTCGAGACTGTTACGACCACACGATTCAGCTTGTGGATCTGACTGAGAATTACCGCGAGCTCTCCGCAGCCACCATGGATTTGTACCTCTCGGGGTTGAGCCAAAAACTCAACGAGGTGATGAAAGTCCTGGCGATTATCTCCACGATTTTCCTGCCCTTGAGCTTTATCGCCGGCGTTTACGGCATGAACTTTAGCGGCTCGCCCTACAATATGCCCGAGCTGACTTGGACCTTCGGTTATCTGGGAGCACTCGGCCTGATGGCGATAGTCGCGCTGGGCTTTATCGTAGCGTTCAAAAAGTTAGGTTGGCTCTAA
- the glpD gene encoding glycerol-3-phosphate dehydrogenase, with amino-acid sequence MPTRKEMWEKLGEDVDVLIIGGGINGAGIARDASRRGLKVCVVEQKDLAYGTSSRSSKLVHGGLRYLEQLEFALVFESVSERRILLDIAPHLVNPLGFLFPVYKGSRRGIHTINAGMWIYEGLSLFRTPKRHRLLKRADVKKEEPALRNEELQGAPLYYDCSTDDARLTLESALDAVEHGAIVATWARCEEFIFGESGKIEGARVRDQFTGATKEIRASVTINATGPWTDHLLSMASTKPSEVLRPTKGVHIVVDSSRLPVNNAVVCFHPEDKRVLFAIPWGEQTYIGTTDTDYEGDPGDVYATLEDVDYLIDASNHYFPEHQISRDDVISTWAGLRPLIRQGGVSESAVSREHEILISEQGLITIAGGKLTTYRRMSAEVVDTAVKMLRMSGKLKEKLKAAHTDTEPLPGAVGWPEDDDHQSVTTQVLEKSGGHLSAESARLLANTYGMRALDVAALVADKPELAKPMVQGRPEVYAQIDYAVNHELAATLTDMLIQRTQIFYRAKDQGIGDAPKVAAHMGGLLGWSPEDIERNVAQYQHDVSLSRAWLDACL; translated from the coding sequence ATGCCAACACGTAAAGAGATGTGGGAAAAGCTTGGTGAAGATGTTGATGTCTTGATCATTGGTGGTGGAATCAACGGCGCAGGAATCGCGCGAGACGCGAGCCGGCGCGGCTTAAAGGTGTGCGTCGTCGAGCAAAAGGACCTCGCCTACGGGACCTCGTCGAGGTCGTCGAAACTTGTGCACGGCGGGCTGAGATACCTTGAGCAGCTCGAGTTTGCGCTCGTGTTTGAGTCGGTCTCTGAGCGCCGCATTCTACTTGATATTGCGCCTCACCTGGTCAACCCGCTCGGCTTTCTTTTCCCCGTTTACAAAGGCTCGAGGCGCGGCATTCACACGATCAATGCGGGTATGTGGATCTATGAGGGTTTGAGCCTTTTCCGCACGCCGAAACGCCACCGCCTCTTGAAGCGAGCTGACGTCAAAAAGGAGGAGCCCGCGCTTCGAAACGAAGAGCTTCAAGGCGCCCCGCTTTACTACGATTGCTCCACGGATGACGCGCGCCTGACGCTTGAGTCGGCGCTCGATGCGGTAGAACACGGAGCGATCGTTGCGACATGGGCGCGGTGTGAGGAGTTTATCTTTGGTGAATCTGGGAAGATTGAAGGTGCCCGTGTGCGAGACCAGTTTACCGGCGCGACCAAAGAGATTCGGGCATCGGTCACGATCAACGCTACTGGTCCGTGGACAGACCACCTCTTGAGTATGGCCTCGACCAAACCGAGCGAAGTTCTTCGTCCAACCAAAGGCGTTCATATCGTCGTCGATTCGAGCCGGCTCCCCGTGAACAACGCGGTCGTCTGCTTCCACCCTGAAGATAAACGCGTGCTCTTCGCCATTCCCTGGGGTGAGCAAACGTATATCGGGACCACAGATACAGACTACGAAGGCGATCCTGGCGACGTCTACGCAACCCTTGAGGACGTGGACTATCTGATCGACGCGTCGAATCACTACTTCCCCGAGCACCAGATTTCGCGCGACGACGTGATCTCCACTTGGGCGGGCTTGCGACCGCTGATTCGGCAAGGTGGAGTTTCGGAAAGCGCTGTTTCTCGCGAACACGAGATTCTGATCTCGGAGCAAGGGCTGATCACCATCGCCGGCGGCAAGCTCACGACCTACCGACGCATGTCCGCTGAAGTTGTGGATACGGCAGTCAAGATGCTCAGAATGAGCGGCAAGTTGAAGGAAAAACTCAAAGCGGCTCATACAGATACTGAGCCTTTGCCTGGCGCGGTCGGCTGGCCCGAGGACGATGACCACCAAAGTGTAACCACTCAGGTCCTCGAGAAGTCAGGCGGACACCTCTCGGCTGAGAGCGCGCGGCTCCTCGCCAATACTTATGGAATGAGGGCGTTGGACGTCGCGGCACTAGTGGCCGACAAGCCTGAGCTTGCGAAGCCGATGGTACAAGGACGACCTGAAGTTTATGCGCAGATCGACTACGCCGTGAACCACGAGCTCGCGGCGACCCTGACCGATATGTTGATCCAACGCACTCAGATTTTCTACCGCGCAAAGGACCAGGGAATTGGCGACGCGCCAAAAGTTGCAGCGCATATGGGCGGTTTGCTCGGCTGGAGCCCCGAAGATATCGAGCGCAATGTCGCCCAGTATCAACACGATGTGAGTTTGTCTCGAGCGTGGCTTGACGCTTGCCTTTAG
- a CDS encoding glutathione S-transferase family protein, with protein MGYMHEGQWRTDWYEPDEEGRFKRPETQFRGRIGDDRFPAAEGRYHLYVSYACPWAHRTLIARALKGLHHAIDVSVVHYFMGDDGWTFDKTDGTQGDILFGSQFLRDVYKRADSDYTGRVTVPVLYDTMEKTIVNNESREILRMFSKNFEEQAIREIDLAPDDLIPSIDEAITAIYEPINNGVYRAGFATTQKAYEEAVHEVFKALDHWDEVLGKQPWLCGDKFTEADICMFTTLVRFDPVYQYHFKCNIKALNDYQNLWPYVRRIYQNPLIKQTVNFKHIKHHYFESHPMINPTRIVPVGPNLNWDEPVDGSASIG; from the coding sequence ATGGGATACATGCACGAAGGACAATGGCGGACGGATTGGTACGAGCCCGACGAAGAAGGTCGGTTCAAGCGGCCCGAGACCCAGTTTCGAGGGCGTATCGGGGACGATCGGTTCCCGGCAGCCGAAGGCCGCTACCACCTCTACGTTTCCTACGCCTGTCCTTGGGCCCACCGTACGCTGATCGCGCGGGCCCTCAAGGGCCTCCATCACGCCATCGATGTCTCAGTGGTTCATTATTTTATGGGCGATGACGGCTGGACCTTCGACAAGACCGACGGCACCCAGGGCGATATCCTCTTCGGAAGCCAATTCCTTCGCGATGTCTACAAGCGGGCGGATTCCGACTACACGGGTCGAGTCACCGTCCCGGTGCTTTACGACACCATGGAAAAGACGATCGTGAACAACGAGTCGCGCGAGATCCTACGGATGTTCTCAAAGAATTTTGAGGAACAAGCGATCCGCGAAATTGACCTCGCGCCTGACGACCTCATCCCTAGCATTGATGAGGCGATCACCGCGATCTATGAGCCCATCAACAATGGGGTGTATCGGGCTGGTTTTGCTACCACTCAAAAGGCCTACGAAGAGGCAGTTCACGAGGTCTTCAAGGCGCTAGACCACTGGGATGAAGTGCTCGGCAAACAACCGTGGCTCTGTGGGGATAAATTCACCGAAGCGGACATCTGCATGTTCACAACTCTCGTGCGATTTGATCCGGTCTATCAGTACCATTTCAAATGCAATATCAAAGCCTTGAACGATTACCAGAACCTATGGCCCTATGTGCGGCGCATCTATCAAAACCCGCTCATCAAGCAGACGGTGAACTTCAAACATATCAAGCACCACTACTTCGAGTCCCACCCGATGATTAACCCCACTCGCATTGTCCCAGTCGGGCCCAATCTGAATTGGGACGAGCCCGTGGATGGAAGCGCGTCAATCGGGTGA